In Gemmatimonadota bacterium, the DNA window ACGAAATAAATCTGGAATAGAGGCAGGGCTGCGATTCCAGAATAACGATGCGAACGGAATAACCGCGGCAACACTGGCTTCGACTGGCACAAACATGACGACAAACTCCGGTGTCTTTTCAAACTGCGACCAGTAGGCTTTTTGTCCCAATTCGCGCACCCGACCGCGCACCGCTTGGGCATGTTCTCTCATAGAGTTTTGTATGTCGCATCATCACCAGATTCTGCGGCATCCAAATAAGCTTTCATCGGTGTTTTGGCATCGACCGGCAACTCTCCCCCACCCGGCAAATACACAACCATATCCGGGCGGCCGCCACTGCCACCTGACACCTGTTCCTCAAAAGCCACACGCCGTTCCAGGCCCGCCAGTTCTACCACGCGACGCAACTGGATCTCGCCCCATTGCCCACGCACAGAAGACGATTTAAGAGCCTCAGACAATGTGACGGTCGTGGTCTGAAGATTGTGCTGCACAGTCATAAGATCCTTCAATTGCTGGCCGAGTGCCCGATACGCGCCTTCTCGTTTTTCTTCCAGCGACCGCACATGCCCATCGAGTTTGTCCAAATTCTCTCGCACTGGCGTCATCAAGTTTTGCATTTCCGATTTCTGCGTCTTCCAATCGCCACGCACCTCATTCAGTACACCGGTCATCTGCGTTTGCGCCTGTTTCAAAAACGCTTCGGCATTGTGACGCAATGATTTGCCTGCCAGCGAATCAAAAGCCTCGCGCAATTTTTCTTCCGCATTTTCGATCCACACCTCTTTGTCAGCCTGGGCTTCCTTCTCGCTCTGCAACTTCGCCAACTCAATGCGTAAAGCCTCATTCCCACTCTTTCGCAGGCTCATAATCACGCCCCCAACCACACCCCCAATTACAAATGCGATCAGTAGATACAGCATTTCCATGTAAAACTCCTTTTAAAGCTCCAATAGGCGATTTTCTTCCTAATACCGCAGAATCTTGCCTTTAGGATTCTGTTTGTTGATATACTTCCAAAATCTCCTCTTTTGAGAATCGAACAATGTCCTCTTCACGTATTGTAGGATTTATCTCACTGCTCAGAATATCTTGAGATAGTTGCCATGGTGCTTTAAAAAAGAAGTAATAAAATAAATGCGCCAATATTTCCGTCATGACAATCGCGTAGATGTTTCGATAGCAATTGCTCGATCAAATATACCAGCGGTTTTGAGTGCTGTTTTCAGCAAACCCGTATAATTTATTTTGCCCCAGTCGGCTACCATCTGATCCGGAGCATCAAATATAACAGCCGTATCTCCGGATCACATACCCCATACGTCTATCTCAACACCACCTTCAGACGCACGGCGACGGTGGAACACCTTATCCTCCCAACGCCTGCCTGCGCGACGGTCAAAAATCACCAGATGACCCGCCTCTGCAGCGCACCGATCCATGTACTCCGCGGTCTGTTCCAGCCCCTCGGCAATGGTCTGGTCCAGACTCTTGTGGAGCAATTTACACTCAATCACAATCTTGCGCGTCTGATCGCCCTGCGGCCATAAGATGAGCAGATCAGTGCGTCCACGTCCCAAACCATACTCCCGTTCAATGCGTCCACCACTGTTCACAATGCGCTGGAGAAATGCCTGCAACAGCAACTGTGGACCGGCTTCCCTGTACTGAAACCTTTCAACCCAGTGTTCCGAATGTTCGCGGAAAAAGGTCTGAAACGCGGTCAGCAGTTTGACCACATTCAGGCTGCCATCGGCATTGACGTACCATGCTGTATCCTCATTGAGTCCCACCTGGGCTGCGTAGGTCAATTCGCGCGGGACGACTTCGGCGTAGATCGGATTGGCAATACGGAGTGGACCTTCGGATGCGATCAAACCCAGGTCGCGGACGTATTCGAGATCGCGCGTGGAGAAGTCACTATCCTCTCCCCCACTCAGCAGCGGTTCAATCACGCGCTGCACGCGCGTCTCCTGTAACTTGTCGGCTAACTGGTCGAGGTGTATCTCTCGGCGCAGGATGAGTTGCTCCCGGGCATCTCGGATGGCGTCGGCAGTAATCGAGATACCCCGGTCCTCTGCGGCTTCGCCATAGAAACAGGTTTCTTCCGCCAGCGCGTTGACCAGCCACGGCTGCCCCTGGGTCTGTCTCCAGATCAGTTCCAACGCAGCGGGAGTGAACACCTGTCCTGTCTCATCTGTATGCTGGTTGAGCAGGGCGAGCACCTCGTCACGCGAGAAGTCGCCCAGGCGCAAAGATCGCGCTCTGATATTAAACGCACTGCCACCGGCAATGATCGCATTCTCTGCCGTTGATTGGATGCGGTAGTCGCGCACATCGCGCACACCGCATAATATTACACTTTGTGGAAAACCCTCTGGATGCAGGTCGTAGCCTGCCCGCAACTGCCGCAACACGGACAGCAGAGAATCGCCAATCAGAGAATCGATCTCGTCAATGAGCAACACCAATGGCTTCGGGGCAGCCTGTGCCCAGCGCATCAACGCCTCGCGCAGTGCAGTGTGAGGCCCGTATTTCGCCAGGATGTCAAACCAGATCTCGTCCAAAAATTCGTCACCTACTGAGCGCGCCCGAGATGCCAACTCACCCAGAAAGGTGCGCGTCACCAGTTCCACATCTTCGCGTGCGGCCTGTCCACCTTCAACGTTGACGTACACACAGCGATAGGCACCCTCCGCATTGAGCAGGTCGCGCAAAGCCAGCAAGGCAGAAGTCTTGCCCGTCTGCCGGGGTGCGTGCAGGACGAAGTAGCGCTTGTCGCGAATAAGCCGCCGAACCTCGACAAGATTTAGCCGTTCCAGAGGTGGAATGCAGTAATGATCAGCAGCCACCACCGGACCGGTCGTATTGAAGAAACGCATGATGCAAGTCTCCTTTTTTTGCAGTCAGCAGATTGTGCCGTGCGTGAGGCGGGTTGCGATCCTGCTTGCGCCTATCTGTGTCTGCAACTTGTCAAGTGACCATTGCCTTGCAACAGCCTGGCCATTAAGATATCTAAACGTAAAGATAAAAGGGATAACAAAACAAGCCAAATACCGGGATTGACATACTAAAAGCGGGAAACTTTCAATGTCTCTGTCAGATACCTGCAGTTGATCCCCATTTTGTCGTCAACTGATCCTTCGCCTTCGTTTGGACGCGGGGGATCGAGATCGAGCGTGATCCATCCGTCGTAGCCTCGCGCATTCAGCATGGCCCAAATCGCAGGGTGATCGACGCCACCAGATCCCAGATCTTTGTACAGAATCTCCTCCGCGTGCATCTCCTTCGTCGGTGTCGGGCCAGTATAACCGCGATACGACGCCTTCGAATCCTTCCAGTGGACGGCAGCCAGTCGGTCGTAATAATCGTCGATGAGCTGAACGGGATCACCTCCTCCGAGATTGAGCTGTGCGGTATCGGGAATCCAGGACACGATATCTGGGTCGGTCTGATCCAGAAGGGCGCGAACTTCCTCCGGCCGCTCGATCGGCCCCCAGATATGCGGGTGTGGCGCGATCGTCACACCCATCTCAAGCGTTCGCTTGCCGAGTTCTGACACAGTCTCCGCGATCGCTTTGATGTCATCCGCAGTTGTTCCGTTCTGCGGGCGGCTCCCCATGTTGATCTTGAAGTGCGTGCAACCAAAAATCTTCAGGAAATCGCGGCAGAAAGCGACGTGGTCGGCGATTGTTTCACCACGCTTTGACCGATCGATAAATTCCACCGACTGACCAGGCCCGCCGTTCGAAGCGGTAATGAGCCGAATACCGCGCTCGTCGAGGAGGGCCTTCAGCGCTTGTGGGTCGTCGAGCCAGGCGATCAGGCCACTGCGGTAAGGTTCGACGCCCGGCAGACCGTGCCTGGCAATCAGCTCCGCGGATTCAGTCATGAAGGCTCCGAAAATGGCGCCGCCCATAGCAAAGTGGATGTTTGATGACACGATGATCTCCCGTTTGGTGATGTTGTGTATCTGGGGCGCTTTCCCTGTATCGGATTCACCCCCAAACCCCCGTCGCCGTCCCCTGCACCGGAAACGCCGCCCTCAGCATAGCCATATCCTCCCTCTCCCCTACCACGACCTGCTCCACCGGCACCAACCCCAGCACCATCTTCATCACCCCATCCTGCCCGAGTTCCACCCAATCCCCTTTCCCTTCTCCCACCGTCAACCGCTCCCCATCCCACGCCAATCCAACCGTCTCTCCCCGCACGCGAAGACCGACCTCGCCCGTCGCCTGTTTCGCCATCCGTAGCCGCTCCGTCAGTTCCGGCGCAATCGCCTCAATCAGCCCCCTCAGACTCAGCACCTGCAGCATGTTCCCGCCTTCCGACGACTGCCAGAGCGACGGCACGAACCCACAGCTCGAATCCCGATACAGATCGTAGAGCGACGGGTCCAGCGGCAGCCGCGCCCTGACCGATTCCGCCCCTGCGATCGCCGCCTGACGCAGAACGTATCGCAGCGTTGCGCCAAGCGGTCGCGTATCACCCGGATCGCACGCCCCGTCGGAGATCGACACCGACGACGAAAACCGCGTATAAGGCGGCGCATTCTGTGACGCGAAAACGTAAGCCCGGACTGCTCCGTCCACCTCATATACCACCCGCCACGGATTCCCGGCACCCGCCCCGAACGACTGCAATGGCTCAGCCCCTGTCCGCCCCGCGTTGAACGCCGCGTAAAGCACCTCGCACGCCGCCGCATCCCGACGTCCGTCGTACGCCCGGATCCGCACATCCTCCTCCGGCCGATCCAGGTAGCTCACCGGATCGGTAAACCCGCCCCGCGACGTCAACCCCCGCAACGCGAAGTCGATGTAGCCCCGCGGAAATGGCACCCACCCGAACCGCTCGTAGAACCGCCGATACCCACCCAACCGCGACAGGGAATACCCATCCGCCCGCAACTGCCCCACCACCATCTTCATCAACGCCGTCCCAAGCCCCTCCCCCTGACAACTCGGCGCAATACACACCTCCCCCACATCTGCCTTGGCCACGACCGCCTGCCCCACCTGAATCTCCTCCCGCCGAACATGCGCCGCCCCGACAATCTCCCCCTCTCGCACAAGCACCCAATGCGCGTCAGTCTCCCTCGTAATTCTCTCCTTGTCGCGCTCGTACTTCTCCGATCCCGGCGCCCTCCCAAACGCCTGCGCCATTACGCGAAGAACCGCCTCCACATCCCCCACCATCGCTCGCCTGAACGCAATCTCACTCATTTCTCGCTGACTCCTCG includes these proteins:
- a CDS encoding ATP-binding protein, with product MRFFNTTGPVVAADHYCIPPLERLNLVEVRRLIRDKRYFVLHAPRQTGKTSALLALRDLLNAEGAYRCVYVNVEGGQAAREDVELVTRTFLGELASRARSVGDEFLDEIWFDILAKYGPHTALREALMRWAQAAPKPLVLLIDEIDSLIGDSLLSVLRQLRAGYDLHPEGFPQSVILCGVRDVRDYRIQSTAENAIIAGGSAFNIRARSLRLGDFSRDEVLALLNQHTDETGQVFTPAALELIWRQTQGQPWLVNALAEETCFYGEAAEDRGISITADAIRDAREQLILRREIHLDQLADKLQETRVQRVIEPLLSGGEDSDFSTRDLEYVRDLGLIASEGPLRIANPIYAEVVPRELTYAAQVGLNEDTAWYVNADGSLNVVKLLTAFQTFFREHSEHWVERFQYREAGPQLLLQAFLQRIVNSGGRIEREYGLGRGRTDLLILWPQGDQTRKIVIECKLLHKSLDQTIAEGLEQTAEYMDRCAAEAGHLVIFDRRAGRRWEDKVFHRRRASEGGVEIDVWGM
- a CDS encoding sugar phosphate isomerase/epimerase, producing the protein MSSNIHFAMGGAIFGAFMTESAELIARHGLPGVEPYRSGLIAWLDDPQALKALLDERGIRLITASNGGPGQSVEFIDRSKRGETIADHVAFCRDFLKIFGCTHFKINMGSRPQNGTTADDIKAIAETVSELGKRTLEMGVTIAPHPHIWGPIERPEEVRALLDQTDPDIVSWIPDTAQLNLGGGDPVQLIDDYYDRLAAVHWKDSKASYRGYTGPTPTKEMHAEEILYKDLGSGGVDHPAIWAMLNARGYDGWITLDLDPPRPNEGEGSVDDKMGINCRYLTETLKVSRF